One stretch of Streptomyces sp. 135 DNA includes these proteins:
- a CDS encoding MarR family transcriptional regulator, whose translation MAAQRQYEELARQLSAIGAVKRGLGRGLPHDCPGGSAAVLVLLDRHGAMRMSRLAELLAVDMSVTSRHVAHVAEREWIVRDPDPADKRSRILRLTPEGKAKVDELSELSIRTLTHYLHDWTDDEVVQLSTLLARLRDSFGDCRAASARLPHPTHDVSPHDVQTTRTPA comes from the coding sequence GTGGCCGCGCAGCGTCAGTACGAGGAGCTGGCCCGACAGCTCAGCGCCATCGGTGCCGTGAAGCGCGGTCTCGGTCGGGGTCTGCCCCACGACTGCCCCGGCGGGTCCGCCGCCGTACTCGTCCTGCTGGATCGCCACGGCGCGATGCGGATGAGCAGGCTCGCGGAGCTGCTCGCCGTGGACATGTCGGTGACGAGCCGCCATGTCGCGCATGTCGCGGAGAGGGAGTGGATCGTCCGCGATCCCGACCCCGCGGACAAGCGCTCCCGGATCCTGCGGCTCACGCCCGAGGGCAAGGCCAAGGTCGACGAGCTCTCCGAGCTCTCCATCCGGACCCTCACCCACTACTTGCACGACTGGACCGACGACGAGGTCGTCCAGCTCAGCACGCTGCTCGCGCGTCTGCGCGACAGCTTCGGGGACTGCCGCGCGGCTTCGGCCCGGCTGCCCCACCCCACCCACGACGTGTCCCCCCACGACGTACAGACCACCCGTACACCCGCGTAA
- a CDS encoding MFS transporter produces MATTTPAGVRGSHAKHGAHHGHPDANAPMTHRQIMEALSGLLLGMFVAILSSTIVSNALPEIIGDLGGGQSAYTWVVTASLLAMTATTPLWGKLSDLFSKKALVQIALIIYVGGSVVAGLSQSAGMLIACRVVQGIGVGGLSALAQIVMAAMISPRERGRYSGYLGATFAVATVGGPLLGGVITDTSWLGWRWCFYVGVPFAIIALIVLQKTLKLPVVKRDVKVDWAGAFFISAAVCLLLVWVTFAGDKYDWMSWQTGAMVGGSVLLGLIFVLVESKASEPIIPLRLFRNRTITLASLASLFVGVAMFAGTVFFSQYFQLARGESPTMSGVMTIPMIGGLFISSTVSGQIITKTGKWKAWLVSGGLLVTAGLGLLGTIRYDTEYWHIGVYMALMGLGIGMMMQNLVLCTQNQVEPQDLGAASSVVTFFRSLGGAMGVSALGAIMATRITDYVKDGITDLGPKAAAQFGHGGTGGGGIPDLDKIPEPFRTVMESAYGHGIADVFLIAAPMALIAFLITLFIKEVPLRTSGALAQATAGDAPADAAAPASAASAASTVPAGSAEGPVLASVASRTEAGPEGTQRLAAVASAAEAASGGLPPVTNGIPVHGHVRGAESAPVPQAAVTLISLGGRQLGRAVAQGDGAYSVDAPGAGSYVLIASADGFQPQASTVVVGEDALAYDILLSGTSGLSGVVRDADSKLPVSGAMVIVTDVRGDVLATGLSGEQGEFTFAELVPGTVTIAVNAAGHRPMALPVEVGGAGVTRVEVELSAGARVLGTVRAGGGPLNDARVTLVDAAGNVVATATTGADGAYAFTDLDSGEYTVIATGYPPVATGLSVTGSGVDGHDIELAHPGE; encoded by the coding sequence ATGGCAACAACCACACCAGCCGGTGTGCGGGGCAGCCATGCCAAGCACGGAGCCCACCACGGTCACCCCGACGCGAACGCTCCGATGACGCACCGGCAGATCATGGAAGCGCTGTCCGGGCTGCTGCTCGGCATGTTCGTGGCGATCCTGTCGTCGACGATCGTCTCCAACGCCCTGCCCGAGATCATCGGTGACCTCGGCGGCGGCCAGTCCGCCTACACCTGGGTCGTCACCGCCTCGCTGCTCGCGATGACGGCGACCACGCCCCTGTGGGGCAAGCTCTCGGACCTCTTCAGCAAGAAGGCCCTGGTCCAGATAGCCCTGATCATCTACGTCGGCGGTTCCGTCGTCGCCGGTCTCTCGCAGAGCGCCGGGATGCTGATCGCCTGCCGTGTCGTGCAGGGCATCGGCGTCGGCGGTCTCTCCGCCCTGGCGCAGATCGTCATGGCCGCGATGATCTCCCCGCGTGAGCGCGGGCGTTACTCCGGCTACCTCGGCGCGACCTTCGCCGTCGCCACCGTCGGCGGCCCGCTGCTCGGCGGCGTCATCACCGACACCTCGTGGCTCGGCTGGCGCTGGTGCTTCTACGTCGGCGTGCCCTTCGCCATCATCGCGCTGATCGTCCTCCAGAAGACCCTGAAGCTTCCCGTCGTCAAGCGGGACGTGAAGGTCGACTGGGCCGGCGCGTTCTTCATCAGCGCCGCCGTCTGCCTGCTGCTCGTCTGGGTCACCTTCGCCGGTGACAAGTACGACTGGATGTCCTGGCAGACCGGCGCCATGGTCGGCGGATCGGTCCTGCTCGGGCTGATCTTCGTCCTCGTCGAGTCCAAGGCGAGCGAGCCGATCATCCCGCTGCGGCTCTTCCGCAACCGCACCATCACGCTCGCCTCGCTGGCCTCGCTCTTCGTGGGTGTCGCGATGTTCGCGGGCACGGTCTTCTTCAGCCAGTACTTCCAGCTGGCGCGGGGCGAGTCCCCGACCATGTCCGGTGTCATGACGATCCCGATGATCGGCGGTCTGTTCATCTCGTCGACCGTCTCGGGCCAGATCATCACCAAGACGGGCAAGTGGAAGGCCTGGCTGGTCAGCGGTGGTCTGCTGGTGACGGCTGGCCTCGGTCTGCTCGGCACCATCCGGTACGACACCGAGTACTGGCACATCGGGGTCTACATGGCCCTCATGGGTCTCGGCATCGGCATGATGATGCAGAACCTGGTGCTCTGCACCCAGAACCAGGTCGAGCCGCAGGACCTCGGCGCCGCCTCCTCCGTCGTCACCTTCTTCCGCTCGCTCGGCGGCGCCATGGGTGTCTCGGCGCTCGGCGCGATCATGGCCACGCGGATCACCGACTACGTCAAGGACGGCATCACCGACCTCGGCCCGAAGGCCGCCGCGCAGTTCGGCCACGGCGGCACCGGTGGCGGCGGCATCCCGGACCTGGACAAGATCCCCGAGCCGTTCCGCACGGTGATGGAGAGCGCGTACGGGCACGGCATCGCCGACGTCTTCCTGATCGCCGCGCCGATGGCGCTGATCGCCTTCCTGATCACGCTGTTCATCAAGGAGGTCCCGCTGCGGACGTCCGGCGCCCTGGCCCAGGCCACCGCCGGGGACGCCCCCGCGGACGCCGCGGCCCCCGCTTCGGCTGCTTCGGCTGCTTCGACCGTTCCCGCCGGCTCCGCCGAGGGGCCCGTCCTCGCCTCCGTCGCCTCGCGCACCGAGGCCGGGCCCGAGGGCACGCAGCGGCTCGCCGCCGTGGCGTCCGCCGCCGAGGCCGCGTCCGGGGGACTTCCCCCGGTCACCAACGGCATCCCGGTGCACGGCCATGTCCGCGGCGCCGAGAGCGCGCCCGTCCCGCAGGCCGCCGTCACGTTGATCTCCCTCGGGGGACGGCAGCTCGGCCGCGCGGTCGCCCAGGGCGACGGGGCCTACTCCGTCGACGCCCCCGGCGCCGGGTCGTACGTGCTCATCGCCTCCGCCGACGGTTTCCAGCCACAGGCCTCGACCGTCGTGGTGGGCGAGGACGCCCTCGCGTACGACATCCTGCTGAGCGGCACCAGCGGGCTCAGCGGTGTGGTGCGGGACGCGGACAGCAAGCTGCCCGTCTCCGGTGCCATGGTCATCGTGACCGACGTGCGCGGTGACGTCCTCGCCACCGGGCTCTCCGGTGAGCAGGGCGAGTTCACCTTCGCCGAGCTGGTCCCCGGCACCGTCACCATCGCGGTGAACGCCGCAGGACACCGGCCCATGGCCCTGCCCGTCGAGGTCGGCGGGGCCGGGGTCACCCGGGTCGAGGTCGAACTCAGCGCCGGCGCCCGGGTGCTCGGCACCGTCCGTGCGGGCGGCGGGCCGCTGAACGACGCGCGGGTCACGCTCGTCGACGCGGCGGGCAACGTCGTCGCCACCGCCACCACCGGGGCGGACGGGGCGTACGCCTTCACCGACCTCGACAGCGGCGAGTACACGGTCATCGCGACCGGCTACCCGCCGGTGGCGACCGGCCTGTCGGTGACCGGCAGCGGCGTCGACGGCCACGACATCGAGCTCGCCCACCCGGGCGAGTGA